The Phoenix dactylifera cultivar Barhee BC4 chromosome 9, palm_55x_up_171113_PBpolish2nd_filt_p, whole genome shotgun sequence genome window below encodes:
- the LOC103705562 gene encoding vesicle transport protein SFT2B isoform X2 — translation MEGITRIHRSLLGADEEQDQDFLGESNGSCSLSPLQRLYGFAACLVAGLACMLLSLIVFLKPIKFAVIFTFGNILAVGSTAFLIGPGRQVRMMLDPVRVYATVIYIGCVILALVSALWIHSKVLALLAIISEICALICMTSHQASADVQYLSYKIIC, via the exons ATGGAGGGGATCACAAGGATCCACCGATCTCTTCTTGGAGCGGACGAGGAACAAGATCAGGACTTCTTGGGCGAATCCAACGGCTCTTGCTCCCTATCTCCACTCCAG AGACTCTATGGGTTCGCGGCGTGTCTGGTTGCTGGCTTGGCTTGTATGCTCTTG TCGCTTATCGTTTTCTTGAAACCTATCAAATTTGCAGTGATTTTCACCTTTGGAAACATTTTGGCTGTAGGAAG CACAGCCTTCCTGATTGGACCAGGACGACAGGTAAGAATGATGCTTGATCCGGTTCGTGTTTATGCAACAGTGATTTACATCGGATGCGTCATCCTGGCCCTCGTTTCTGCTCTTTGG ATTCATAGCAAGGTATTGGCACTGCTTGCAATTATAAGTGAAATTTGTGCTCTTATCTG TATGACAAGTCATCAGGCGTCGGCTGATGTTCAGTACCTATCCTATAAAATAATTTGCTAA